One Sphingobacteruim zhuxiongii DNA window includes the following coding sequences:
- the pafA gene encoding alkaline phosphatase PafA: MLKRVYATLLFLGFCTALSAQVERPKLVIGLMVDQMRWDYLYRFADRYGNDGFKRLLNEGYSCENTIIDYVPTFTAIGHSSVYTGSVPSIHGIAGNDWIEQQTGNPMYCTQDDAVVGVGTVEKEGKQSPRNLLASTVTDQLKLATNFNSKVVGIAIKDRGGILPAGHFADAAYWFEAKSGDWISSTYYMKNLPTWVNSFNKQKLADKYLKQDWNTLYPIDTYVNNSVSDDNEYEGKWAGEEKPTFPRKTSLLMKDAGYELIKSTPYGNQITLDFAKEAIKNEKLGNNPKKATDFLCVSLSATDYVGHRYSLSSVEIEDIYLRLDQELAAFFKYLDQTVGKGNYTFFLTADHAASYNSRYFMDMRGNGGYFFSRQLHRNLNEKLKAEFGAENLVRSLMNYQVHLNYKVIEDNKLDEEAIKKSIIKQLRHEDGVAYVVDVEGGENMLLPAPLREKIINGYNRKRSGAIQIITEPQWYDGTPRSTGTTHGTWTPYDSHIPLVFMGWGIKHGKSNKVVHVTDIAPTISSLLHVMEPNGSIGQPIVEVLGND, encoded by the coding sequence ATGTTAAAACGAGTATACGCAACATTGTTATTTCTAGGTTTTTGTACTGCGCTAAGTGCGCAAGTTGAAAGACCTAAGTTGGTCATAGGCTTAATGGTCGATCAAATGAGATGGGACTATCTTTATCGCTTCGCTGACCGCTACGGAAACGATGGTTTTAAACGCCTACTAAATGAAGGCTATTCTTGCGAGAATACAATTATTGATTACGTCCCTACGTTTACAGCAATAGGGCATAGCTCTGTATATACTGGGTCTGTGCCGTCCATACATGGAATTGCGGGGAATGACTGGATTGAACAACAAACTGGAAATCCTATGTACTGTACACAGGATGATGCGGTTGTTGGTGTAGGCACCGTAGAGAAAGAAGGTAAGCAATCACCAAGAAATCTATTGGCTTCTACTGTGACGGATCAATTAAAGCTTGCTACGAATTTCAACTCTAAAGTCGTAGGTATTGCGATTAAAGACCGCGGTGGTATTTTACCAGCAGGTCATTTTGCCGATGCTGCGTATTGGTTTGAGGCAAAATCTGGAGATTGGATTTCAAGTACGTATTACATGAAAAATCTACCAACCTGGGTAAATTCTTTTAATAAGCAGAAGCTTGCTGATAAGTATTTGAAGCAAGATTGGAATACGTTATACCCGATTGATACCTATGTGAATAACAGCGTGTCGGATGATAATGAGTATGAAGGTAAATGGGCAGGAGAAGAGAAACCTACCTTCCCAAGAAAGACTTCCTTGTTAATGAAAGATGCAGGATACGAACTGATAAAATCTACGCCTTATGGGAATCAGATCACGTTAGACTTTGCTAAAGAAGCTATCAAAAACGAAAAATTAGGAAACAATCCCAAAAAAGCAACGGACTTTCTTTGCGTGAGTCTTTCAGCGACTGATTATGTAGGTCATCGCTATTCTTTATCTTCAGTTGAAATCGAAGACATCTACCTTAGATTGGATCAAGAACTAGCAGCCTTTTTTAAATATCTAGATCAAACTGTTGGAAAGGGAAATTATACATTCTTCTTAACGGCAGATCATGCTGCATCTTACAATTCGCGTTACTTCATGGACATGCGTGGGAATGGTGGTTATTTCTTTTCTAGACAGCTTCATAGAAACTTGAATGAAAAGTTAAAAGCAGAATTTGGAGCTGAGAATTTAGTGAGAAGTCTGATGAATTACCAAGTACATCTAAACTATAAAGTAATTGAGGATAATAAATTAGATGAGGAGGCAATTAAGAAATCAATTATTAAGCAGTTGCGCCATGAAGATGGAGTTGCTTATGTTGTTGATGTTGAAGGAGGTGAAAACATGTTATTGCCAGCGCCTTTGCGAGAGAAGATCATCAATGGATATAATCGTAAACGAAGCGGAGCGATTCAGATTATCACTGAGCCTCAATGGTATGATGGCACGCCACGTTCTACCGGTACTACCCATGGAACTTGGACGCCTTATGACTCTCATATTCCATTAGTATTTATGGGTTGGGGTATTAAACATGGTAAGTCGAACAAAGTTGTTCACGTAACAGATATTGCACCTACCATATCCTCACTTTTACATGTGATGGAACCAAACGGATCGATTGGTCAACCGATTGTTGAAGTTTTAGGGAACGATTAA
- a CDS encoding RrF2 family transcriptional regulator, with translation MLSKKTKYAIKALMVLGRNFGQEPMQIGKIAEEERIPKKFLEQILLEMRNAGILYSKKGAGGGYSLNKAPEDIYLSQVMRLIDGPIALLPCVSLNFYRSCEECVEEHACGIRDVFVEVRNAMLQILNDTSISHLINKEKELNLEDDSN, from the coding sequence ATGCTTTCTAAGAAAACAAAATACGCAATCAAAGCCCTAATGGTATTAGGCAGGAATTTCGGACAAGAACCCATGCAAATCGGCAAAATAGCTGAGGAGGAACGTATTCCGAAAAAATTTCTTGAGCAAATCCTATTAGAAATGCGAAATGCTGGGATTTTGTACTCCAAAAAAGGTGCTGGCGGTGGATATAGCCTTAATAAGGCCCCCGAAGATATCTACTTATCGCAGGTTATGCGATTGATTGATGGACCAATTGCCTTACTTCCATGTGTTAGCTTGAATTTTTATCGCTCTTGTGAAGAGTGTGTAGAAGAACATGCTTGTGGTATTCGCGATGTGTTTGTAGAAGTACGAAATGCGATGCTTCAAATCTTGAATGATACAAGCATCTCGCATTTGATCAATAAAGAAAAGGAATTGAACCTAGAAGACGATTCCAACTAA
- the gloA2 gene encoding SMU1112c/YaeR family gloxylase I-like metalloprotein → MLGLTGVHHIAIICSDYQRSKQFYTEVLGLGILREVFRETRNSYKLDLSLNGEYIIELFSFPNPPARPSFPEALGLRHLAFSVLDIKAERDRLLNLGIAVEEIRIDEITEKRFTFFSDPDGLPIELYET, encoded by the coding sequence ATGCTTGGTCTAACTGGAGTACATCACATTGCTATTATCTGCAGCGATTATCAAAGATCAAAGCAGTTCTATACAGAGGTATTAGGCCTAGGTATTCTGCGAGAAGTTTTCCGTGAAACACGAAACTCCTATAAGTTAGATCTCAGCTTAAATGGAGAATATATTATTGAGCTATTTTCATTTCCTAATCCGCCGGCACGTCCGAGTTTTCCGGAAGCACTTGGTTTACGCCATCTAGCTTTTTCCGTTCTTGATATTAAGGCTGAAAGGGACCGTTTGTTGAATTTAGGGATAGCGGTAGAGGAGATTCGTATAGATGAAATCACTGAAAAAAGGTTCACTTTCTTCAGTGATCCCGATGGCTTACCCATCGAACTATACGAGACTTAA
- a CDS encoding UDP-N-acetylmuramoyl-tripeptide--D-alanyl-D-alanine ligase → MQTAQLYQLYLAFPQVCTDTRQISKDCIFFALKGESFNGNSFAAQALAQGAKYVVIDDPQYAKDEENYILVDDVLTSLQDLARYHRKQLNIPFIGITGTNGKTTTKELVYAVLSQKFKTFATKGNLNNHIGVPLTILSLPKDLEIAIIEMGANHQEEIAFLSGISLPTHGLITNVGKAHLEGFGSFEGVKKTKGELYDFLKEHQGLAFIQGDNQELRAMAEARGLEHIIWYGFSAENAVQGGLVKANPMLTIFWKQQGHDVTYEVNSNLTGAYNTENMLAAVALGLHFDLSAEQINHGLSSYVPQNNRSQVVKTSRNTVIADYYNANASSMAAALGNMEVIEAPKKVIILGDMFEMGDESEAEHRKVIEHAKSIAVDQLVFVGKAFYALRDESAEYYETTEDFRKSLASKPISDAMVLLKASRGMAFENLMDLL, encoded by the coding sequence ATGCAAACAGCACAACTTTATCAACTCTATCTAGCATTTCCACAGGTTTGTACCGATACTCGACAAATCAGTAAAGATTGTATTTTCTTTGCTTTAAAAGGAGAATCATTCAATGGAAACAGTTTTGCAGCGCAAGCTTTAGCACAAGGGGCAAAATACGTTGTAATTGACGATCCTCAATATGCAAAAGACGAGGAAAACTACATACTAGTAGATGATGTGCTTACAAGTTTACAAGATCTTGCTCGTTACCACAGAAAGCAATTAAACATCCCTTTTATTGGTATCACAGGAACCAATGGGAAAACGACTACCAAAGAATTGGTTTACGCAGTTCTATCTCAGAAATTTAAAACTTTTGCGACCAAAGGAAATCTGAATAACCATATCGGTGTACCCCTTACTATTCTTTCCCTTCCAAAAGATCTAGAAATTGCGATTATCGAAATGGGAGCAAATCATCAGGAAGAAATCGCTTTCTTAAGCGGTATTTCTTTGCCTACCCATGGCTTGATTACAAACGTTGGAAAAGCACACCTAGAGGGTTTCGGGTCATTTGAAGGTGTTAAGAAAACGAAAGGTGAATTATACGACTTTCTAAAAGAACATCAAGGATTAGCCTTTATACAAGGCGACAATCAGGAACTACGAGCCATGGCAGAGGCGCGTGGTTTAGAGCACATCATTTGGTACGGATTTTCAGCAGAGAATGCTGTTCAAGGCGGCTTAGTAAAGGCGAACCCCATGTTAACGATATTTTGGAAACAACAAGGGCATGACGTAACATACGAGGTAAATAGTAACCTAACTGGAGCCTACAATACGGAGAATATGTTAGCAGCTGTTGCTTTAGGTTTACATTTTGACTTAAGCGCAGAGCAAATCAACCATGGATTAAGCAGCTACGTTCCACAAAACAATCGCTCACAGGTTGTTAAGACATCACGTAATACGGTTATTGCGGACTATTACAATGCCAACGCGAGCAGCATGGCCGCAGCATTGGGTAATATGGAGGTTATAGAAGCTCCGAAAAAAGTGATCATTTTGGGTGATATGTTCGAAATGGGGGATGAAAGTGAAGCAGAGCACCGCAAAGTGATTGAACACGCAAAATCTATTGCTGTTGACCAATTAGTTTTCGTTGGTAAAGCTTTTTATGCTTTGAGAGATGAGTCTGCCGAATATTATGAAACGACCGAGGATTTTCGAAAAAGTCTTGCTTCAAAGCCTATATCAGACGCGATGGTCCTATTGAAAGCATCGCGCGGAATGGCATTCGAAAATCTAATGGATCTCTTGTAA
- the pfkA gene encoding 6-phosphofructokinase, which translates to MSNIKNIAVLTSGGDAPGMNAAIRAVVRTGIYHGINMFGIRRGYDGLVHGDIISMDAKSVANIIQRGGTILKTARSDEFRTIEGRKQAYENIKKLNIDALVVIGGDGTFTGAAKLIEEFEVPVIGIPGTIDNDLAGTDFTIGYDTAINTVVDAVDKIRDTAESHDRLFVVEVMGRDSGLIALRSGISTGAEAVLIPELKVDYDAIMKRLDKTRKNKSSRIIIVAEGDEEGGLVVAEKIKQNFPSYDVRVSILGHIQRGGKPTCMDRVLASRLGVASVEGLLEGRQGEMAGLICGNVQFTPFTKAIKHIDKINTNLTRIVEILSL; encoded by the coding sequence ATGAGCAACATAAAGAACATAGCCGTATTAACTTCAGGAGGAGATGCACCTGGTATGAACGCTGCGATTCGCGCAGTTGTAAGAACAGGTATTTATCATGGTATTAATATGTTTGGTATCCGTCGCGGATACGACGGATTAGTTCATGGGGATATTATTTCTATGGATGCGAAATCTGTAGCAAACATTATTCAGCGTGGTGGTACAATCTTGAAAACCGCACGTAGCGATGAATTTCGCACGATTGAAGGAAGAAAGCAAGCTTACGAGAACATTAAGAAACTAAATATAGACGCCCTTGTCGTAATTGGTGGGGATGGGACATTTACTGGAGCAGCGAAATTAATTGAAGAATTTGAGGTTCCTGTTATCGGGATCCCAGGTACTATCGACAATGACCTTGCAGGAACTGACTTTACGATTGGATATGACACGGCAATCAACACCGTTGTTGACGCGGTAGATAAGATCCGCGACACAGCAGAATCGCATGACCGTTTATTCGTCGTTGAAGTGATGGGCCGTGACTCTGGATTAATTGCCCTTCGCTCTGGTATCAGCACTGGTGCGGAAGCCGTATTAATCCCTGAACTTAAAGTTGACTATGACGCAATCATGAAACGCCTCGATAAAACGCGTAAGAATAAATCTTCCCGTATTATCATTGTAGCTGAAGGGGATGAAGAAGGCGGATTAGTCGTTGCAGAGAAAATAAAACAAAACTTTCCTTCGTACGATGTGCGAGTTTCGATCTTAGGCCATATCCAACGCGGTGGAAAACCTACTTGTATGGATCGCGTATTGGCGAGCCGCTTAGGCGTTGCCTCAGTTGAAGGTCTTTTAGAAGGTCGCCAAGGTGAGATGGCTGGCTTGATTTGCGGCAACGTACAATTTACGCCATTCACGAAAGCAATTAAGCATATCGATAAAATCAACACAAACTTAACACGTATTGTAGAAATCTTATCATTATAA
- a CDS encoding protein-disulfide reductase DsbD family protein — MCKLKFLFITLSWLFLSISFPTSSFAQDSLVNYEDVDFGAGEVESDATQDTLVATEDVVFSDGQDTLSQDSTAKASASAVAAPQESKSLWGIFIAGLIGGFAAFLMPCIFPMVPLTVSFFTKKSDSRSKAISQAFLYGLFIIVIYVALGMLITIAFGPEALNALSTNGIFNFLFFLLLVVFAASFFGAFEITLPSSFVNKIDSNSDKSGLVGLFFMSASLAVVSFSCTGPIIGTLLVEAATKGERLGPAVGMFGFSLALAIPFVLFAMFPSLLKSLPKSGGWLNSVKVVLGFLELALAMKFLSNVDLAYNWQLLDREIFLALWIVIFGLMGLYLLGKIKFSHDSDLAFLSVPRLVLTIVVFSFVVYMIPGMWGAPLKSIAAFLPPIGTQDFDISSASGHSATATDAASRKHYSHFHSRATIKGFDPYYDYDEALAAAKAENKPLMIDFTGWTCVNCRKMEASVWSDPKVKGLINENFILVELYVDEHDLKLPEAEQYVSKETGKKINTVGKKNTDFQITRFQSNSQPLYAIVGADEQLLVPASGANYDIESYAAYLQSAIDAYKAK; from the coding sequence ATGTGCAAATTAAAATTCCTATTCATAACCCTTTCGTGGTTATTTCTAAGTATATCATTCCCTACAAGCAGTTTCGCTCAAGATTCTTTGGTTAATTATGAAGATGTAGATTTTGGTGCAGGTGAAGTAGAAAGCGACGCAACACAGGATACGCTTGTTGCCACAGAAGATGTTGTCTTCTCTGATGGACAAGATACCTTGAGTCAAGACTCGACAGCAAAAGCTTCTGCAAGTGCTGTTGCGGCACCGCAGGAATCAAAATCTCTTTGGGGAATCTTTATCGCTGGCCTTATCGGCGGTTTTGCAGCATTTCTAATGCCTTGTATCTTCCCGATGGTGCCTTTGACAGTCTCTTTCTTTACCAAGAAATCAGACTCCAGAAGTAAAGCCATTTCTCAAGCCTTTTTATACGGGCTGTTTATCATCGTTATTTATGTAGCATTAGGTATGTTGATTACCATTGCGTTCGGTCCAGAGGCCTTAAATGCACTCTCCACCAACGGAATTTTCAACTTCCTATTCTTCCTTTTACTGGTTGTCTTTGCGGCTTCATTTTTCGGAGCATTCGAGATCACCTTACCAAGCTCATTTGTCAACAAGATTGACTCCAATTCCGATAAAAGCGGATTGGTCGGTTTGTTCTTTATGTCGGCTAGTTTAGCAGTTGTTTCTTTCTCTTGTACAGGTCCGATAATCGGGACCCTGCTTGTAGAAGCGGCAACCAAAGGCGAGCGTTTAGGACCTGCTGTGGGTATGTTTGGCTTCTCTTTAGCTTTAGCCATTCCATTTGTATTATTTGCGATGTTCCCTTCATTATTAAAATCATTACCTAAATCAGGCGGATGGTTAAACAGTGTGAAAGTGGTTTTAGGTTTCTTAGAGCTAGCTTTAGCGATGAAATTCCTTTCCAACGTGGATTTAGCGTACAACTGGCAGTTATTGGATCGGGAAATATTCCTAGCCCTATGGATCGTAATCTTTGGATTAATGGGACTTTACCTATTGGGGAAAATCAAGTTCTCTCACGATAGTGACTTAGCTTTTCTATCGGTTCCTCGCTTAGTATTAACAATTGTTGTATTCTCCTTTGTCGTTTATATGATCCCAGGAATGTGGGGCGCTCCATTAAAATCGATTGCAGCCTTCCTTCCTCCAATTGGAACACAGGATTTTGATATCTCTAGTGCTAGTGGTCATAGCGCAACGGCAACGGATGCGGCTAGCAGAAAGCATTATAGCCATTTCCACAGTCGTGCAACAATTAAAGGATTCGATCCTTACTATGATTATGATGAGGCATTGGCAGCAGCAAAGGCAGAGAATAAGCCATTGATGATTGACTTTACCGGCTGGACTTGTGTAAACTGTCGCAAGATGGAAGCCTCGGTATGGTCGGATCCAAAAGTGAAGGGTCTAATCAATGAAAACTTTATTTTAGTCGAGTTATATGTTGATGAGCACGATTTGAAATTACCTGAAGCGGAGCAATATGTTTCCAAAGAAACAGGCAAAAAGATCAATACGGTTGGTAAGAAAAATACGGACTTTCAGATCACTCGCTTTCAGAGCAATTCCCAACCCTTGTATGCAATCGTAGGTGCTGATGAGCAATTACTGGTTCCAGCAAGTGGCGCAAATTATGATATTGAGAGCTATGCAGCCTATTTGCAGAGCGCTATAGACGCTTATAAAGCGAAATAA